In a genomic window of Muntiacus reevesi chromosome 1, mMunRee1.1, whole genome shotgun sequence:
- the LOC136160239 gene encoding large ribosomal subunit protein eL21-like — protein MTNTKGKRRGTRYMFSRPFRKHGVVPLATYMRIYKKGDIVDIKGMGSVQKGMPHKCYHGKTGIVYSVTQHANGIIVNKQVKGKILAKRINVPIEHIKHFESRDSFLKRVKENDQKKKEAKEKGTWVQLKRQPAPPREAHFVRTNGKEPELLKPIPYEFMA, from the coding sequence ATGACCAacacaaagggaaagaggaggggcaCCCGCTACATGTTCTCTAGGCCTTTTAGAAAACATGGAGTTGTTCCTTTGGCCACATACATGCGAATCTACAAGAAGGGTGATATTGTAGATATCAAGGGAATGGGTAGTGTTCAAAAAGGAATGCCCCACAAATGTTACCATGGCAAAACTGGGATAGTCTACAGTGTTACCCAGCATGCTAATGGTATCATTGTAAACAAACAAGTTAAGGGCaagattcttgccaagagaattaaCGTGCCTATTGAGCATATTAAGCACTTTGAGAGCCGAGATAGCTTCCTAAAACGTGTGAaggaaaatgatcagaaaaagaaggaagccaaAGAGAAAGGGACTTGGGTTCAGCTGAAGCGCCAGCCTGCTCCACCCAGAGAAGCACACTTTGTGAGGACCAATGGAAAGGAACCTGAGCTGTTGAAACCCATTCCCTATGAATTCATGGCCTGA